A genomic stretch from bacterium includes:
- a CDS encoding PorV/PorQ family protein, with protein MSRKYFIAGLVATAIIAGSVVGNPVCTQAAESGDAGQAGAFLAYGAGARAIGMGRAFVGIADDATALYWNPGGLTSMKRNQAIYQYVNLIDGNAYHYLGYGHILPYIGTLGVGVVMLDQGEAEGRNTYNELTDGFTNREIGVLLGFGYDINARISAGGTFKIINQNLANKSGTGFGIDVGVMYRPLPWMNLGLNFQNLLAPAITLVEEAEAYPMNMIFGIGAKFFRDMLKLDLDISKNMEQDGLKPRFGLEVKPIINLQDLAFRGGIDDTEISAGLGYAYMGFQLDYAIGFQMSETLENMHKVSLSYVFGGFVLEVHGEPDVFSPVGINKVSVIKIQSQTKFQIRIWTLEIINEAGALVKKYSGEGSPPDHIVWDGLQDNMNPMPDGKYKVSITIEDASGEKRTSPDTFITMQSILPLGVSPVDLLE; from the coding sequence ATGAGCAGGAAGTATTTTATCGCAGGACTCGTCGCGACAGCAATTATAGCGGGCAGTGTGGTCGGGAATCCTGTTTGTACGCAAGCGGCGGAAAGCGGTGATGCCGGTCAGGCAGGCGCTTTTTTAGCGTATGGTGCCGGTGCCCGGGCGATTGGTATGGGCCGGGCTTTTGTCGGGATTGCCGATGATGCCACAGCACTCTATTGGAATCCCGGCGGATTGACCTCCATGAAACGTAATCAGGCCATCTATCAATATGTAAACTTAATTGACGGCAATGCCTATCATTATCTTGGTTACGGCCATATTTTACCTTACATCGGAACCCTGGGTGTTGGAGTGGTGATGCTGGATCAAGGTGAGGCTGAAGGCAGAAACACGTATAATGAGCTGACAGATGGATTTACCAATCGTGAAATTGGAGTTTTACTCGGCTTTGGCTATGATATTAACGCTCGGATTTCCGCAGGCGGCACCTTTAAAATTATTAACCAAAATCTGGCAAATAAAAGCGGGACCGGTTTTGGCATTGATGTGGGTGTTATGTACCGGCCATTGCCTTGGATGAACCTGGGGTTGAATTTTCAGAATCTTCTGGCACCTGCCATCACATTGGTGGAAGAAGCGGAAGCGTATCCAATGAATATGATTTTTGGAATTGGGGCCAAATTTTTCAGGGATATGCTCAAATTGGATTTGGATATTTCCAAAAACATGGAGCAGGACGGATTAAAGCCCCGGTTTGGTTTGGAAGTCAAACCGATTATCAATCTTCAGGATTTGGCTTTCCGCGGGGGGATTGATGATACGGAAATCAGTGCCGGCTTGGGATATGCGTATATGGGTTTTCAGCTTGACTATGCGATCGGTTTTCAGATGAGTGAGACTTTGGAAAATATGCATAAAGTATCGCTGTCGTATGTTTTTGGTGGATTTGTTCTGGAAGTCCACGGCGAACCCGATGTATTCTCACCGGTTGGGATTAATAAAGTCTCTGTGATTAAAATTCAATCTCAGACAAAGTTTCAGATTCGGATTTGGACGTTGGAAATCATCAATGAAGCCGGGGCTTTGGTGAAGAAATATTCCGGCGAAGGATCGCCGCCGGACCATATTGTCTGGGATGGACTGCAGGATAATATGAACCCCATGCCTGATGGGAAATATAAGGTGAGTATTACAATTGAAGATGCTTCCGGTGAGAAGCGGACATCGCCGGATACATTTATCACCATGCAGAGCATTCTTCCTTTGGGTGTGTCGCCGGTTGATTTATTGGAATAA
- a CDS encoding HAMP domain-containing protein produces MAQQTFKRKQIYINMDLQFKYSLVLIFTMFIEMIIVGLAVMYVFSQPKPDVPGANIYFIYRVVLAIIIFLTLCNITAGVYLSHKIAGPLFRFVMCTREVANGNVKIMVNLRKGDEMKELEASFNDMTERIRSVVREDRQRLSDVAEALQVIETNCSKLSKAEKDKVTEEIAFIRDASGKITQHFTV; encoded by the coding sequence GTGGCGCAACAGACGTTTAAACGAAAACAGATTTATATTAATATGGATCTGCAGTTCAAATACTCTCTGGTATTAATTTTTACGATGTTTATTGAAATGATTATTGTAGGTTTGGCAGTGATGTATGTTTTTTCGCAGCCAAAGCCGGATGTGCCGGGGGCCAATATTTACTTTATTTATAGGGTTGTTTTGGCGATCATCATTTTCCTTACGCTCTGTAATATAACTGCGGGTGTTTATTTATCGCATAAAATTGCGGGGCCCCTTTTCAGGTTCGTTATGTGTACGCGCGAGGTTGCCAACGGCAATGTGAAAATAATGGTGAACCTTCGCAAAGGCGATGAGATGAAGGAACTGGAAGCCTCGTTTAATGATATGACCGAACGTATTCGATCGGTGGTTCGGGAGGACCGGCAGCGACTCTCTGATGTTGCTGAAGCGCTTCAAGTGATTGAAACGAATTGCTCTAAGTTGAGTAAGGCTGAAAAAGACAAGGTGACGGAAGAGATTGCGTTTATCCGTGATGCATCCGGAAAAATTACGCAGCATTTTACTGTGTAA